In Candidatus Eisenbacteria bacterium, the genomic window CTCGATCGCGAACACGCTGAATCCCATCTCGGTCGCCAGGTACTGGGTCATCCGGTGCTTGAGCTGGAAGAACTCGCGCGTGCCGTGCGTGCCCTCGCCGAGCGCCACGATGCGGGCCTTGCCGACGATCCTGCGGAGGTCGCGAAGGTCGCTCACGCGCTCACCCGGGGTGCAGGTGTCGAACGGTCGTGCGTTGCGTTTCATCCATGCGGTCAGAGTGGATTCCTCGACGTGGCCAGGACCGGCCGCGAGCGCGGCGAGAAGAAGGCCGATGGCCAGTCCGACTCGCAACATGGAGCGTGACATGCAATCACCTCCGTGCCGGGCTGCGGCTCGCCGGATGGATCATGGCGCGACCGGCTCCGGCTGCCCTTGATGAGCTGAAGAAATCACAAGGCCTCGCGATCCAGAGTGTCCAACACTTCGACGATTCGTTCGATCAATTCGTCGTCAGAAAGCGTGCCTTCCCCGGGCGGACCGATCAGCCTCGTCAATTCATCGCGGAGAGGCTGCGTCACCCAAGATCTTCGGCTGCCCAGTTCCGGCCATATTCGAAGGGCCTCTTCAGAACGCTGGGTCCGGACGAGGAAATACAGGAGATGGTGGGCCGAGCTCCATAGCTGCCCTCGATCTCCCGAATGGATGAAGGCTCGAAGGGCCCGGGACAATCGAGGTCCGCTGAGGCTAGCCTCCTCGACCCTGACGCTTGCCGCCGCCGCTTCCGTTGCCGCGACACCGGCGTAGAACGGGAGGCCGTGCTTCTCCGCAAGTTCTGCGGTGCGATCGAAGTACTCGAGCGCCGCCTCGGGATCGATGTCTGCGTGCGCCCGGCCCATGTGAAACGTGGCCTCGCACAAGGTGATCGGATTTCCAATGGCCTTGGCCTGATCGTACTCCTCGACTGCGATGCGCCGCGCCGCGTCCATCTCGCCTACCATCGTCATGAAGACGACTTGCATGCTCCTGAGCAGTGTCGCCAGAGCTGCGTTTCCGGTTCGCTCCCCAGCAACGACGGCCCGGCGCATCCACACTGGAACGTCGGAACCCTGAGTGGCGATCGCCGCCGACACATGAGCCAGCGCCCATAGACAGACCGCGTCGGGATCGCCAGCATTGTCTGGGTCCTCGAGCTTCGCCGCGAGTCGCGTCCCATCTTCGGTCCTTCCACCGTGAACACGCAGGTGAACGGCGACCGAGCGTGCGAACGCCGGTTCGGGAGAAACCTCGAGCGCCGCTTCGGCCCAGTCACCCACCTCGTACCGCTGCGAGTGCCACGCCCAGAAGTAGTGCGGCTTCAGTAGTGCGCCGAGTGCTTCGCGGTCGCGGAGGTCGACTGCGGCGTAGACGGCCACGCGCAGGTTTTCGAATTCTCGGCCCACGGCTCGGATCCAAGAGGACGCATTTGTGCTCCAGAGCCCGGCCCAAGCCCGAGTCATGAAGTCCGCGAAATAGCGAACGTGCCTCTGGCGAACGTCCGGGGCGCCTCCCGAGGCAAGCAGCCGCTCCTGGCCGAACTGCCTGAGGGTTTCGAGGAGCCGATATCGCGTAGACCCCTCGGTGTTGAGCGCCAGCGTCATGGATCGGGCGACCAGTGACGCAATGGCCTCCTCCACTTCCAGGACATCGAGATCCTCGCCCCCCGCGACGGCTTGAGCCGCATCGAGGGTGAACCCGCCGGCGAACACGCTGAGCCGATCGAAAACACGTTGCTCCTGTGGCTCGAGCAAGTCGTACGACCAGGCTACCGTCTGGTGCAGCGTCTGATGGCGTTCGATGCGGCCCCGCCGAGTGCCCCGCAGGAGCTGGAACCGGTGGTCGAGGCGGCGCTCGATGTCCTCCGGCATCATTGCGTCGCAGCGTGCCGCCGCGAGTTCGATGGCCAGTGGCATGCCGTCCAGCCGATGGCTCAGCCGTGCGAGAATGTCCATGTCGAGGTTGCCAAAGGCTCCGGCAGCCAACGCCCGGTCACGGAAGAGTTGTGCGCCTTCGTGGTCGGTCAGCGACAGCAGCCGGAATATTCGCTCGCCGCTGACTCCAAGCGCCTCTCGGCTGGTGGCGAGGATGCGGACGCCCGCGCATTGCCGGGTGATCAAGGTGACCAGTTCCGCGGCCGTGTCGAGCACGTGCTCGCAGTTGTCGAGAACCAGCAGCAACGTTCGATGGCGCAGCGCGTCGACAAGCGAATGGACGAGAGTCTTCCCGGGTCCTTGCGTGACGCCGAGCAGATCGCCCAGGACGTTCGGGACCGCCTCGGCGTGGGTTACCGGCGCCAGTTCGGCCAGCCAGGCGCCGTCGGGGAAATTCCCAGAGAGCCGATGAGCGGCCTCGATCGCGAGTCGTGTCTTCCCGGTGCCGCCGACGCCGGTCAGTGTCACCAGGCGAGTGTCTGCAAGGAGGGTGATGACCGAGGCGAGCTCCTGCTCACGCGCGACGAACGAGTCCAAGGACAAGGGGAGGTTGCCGGAGGAGCGTTCCCCCGGCGCGGTTCTGCTCTCGCCCGAGATTTCCCCGCGTTCGAGCTCGCGGCGGAGCGAATCGCAACGGTCGCGGATGTACTGAGCGCTTGCCGGCCGGT contains:
- a CDS encoding NB-ARC domain-containing protein encodes the protein DIFSMGVLLYEMATGLRPFNGSSEAELVASILRDTPKPPRALRPGLPRPLASLIEGCLAKEARDRPASAQYIRDRCDSLRRELERGEISGESRTAPGERSSGNLPLSLDSFVAREQELASVITLLADTRLVTLTGVGGTGKTRLAIEAAHRLSGNFPDGAWLAELAPVTHAEAVPNVLGDLLGVTQGPGKTLVHSLVDALRHRTLLLVLDNCEHVLDTAAELVTLITRQCAGVRILATSREALGVSGERIFRLLSLTDHEGAQLFRDRALAAGAFGNLDMDILARLSHRLDGMPLAIELAAARCDAMMPEDIERRLDHRFQLLRGTRRGRIERHQTLHQTVAWSYDLLEPQEQRVFDRLSVFAGGFTLDAAQAVAGGEDLDVLEVEEAIASLVARSMTLALNTEGSTRYRLLETLRQFGQERLLASGGAPDVRQRHVRYFADFMTRAWAGLWSTNASSWIRAVGREFENLRVAVYAAVDLRDREALGALLKPHYFWAWHSQRYEVGDWAEAALEVSPEPAFARSVAVHLRVHGGRTEDGTRLAAKLEDPDNAGDPDAVCLWALAHVSAAIATQGSDVPVWMRRAVVAGERTGNAALATLLRSMQVVFMTMVGEMDAARRIAVEEYDQAKAIGNPITLCEATFHMGRAHADIDPEAALEYFDRTAELAEKHGLPFYAGVAATEAAAASVRVEEASLSGPRLSRALRAFIHSGDRGQLWSSAHHLLYFLVRTQRSEEALRIWPELGSRRSWVTQPLRDELTRLIGPPGEGTLSDDELIERIVEVLDTLDREAL